Proteins encoded within one genomic window of Pigmentiphaga sp. H8:
- a CDS encoding LysR family transcriptional regulator, producing MDHYKQLESFVSVALHGSFSAAARSEGVAPNVMRERIDALEQRLAARLVHRSPRGLSLTEAGAGFLDAARALLANLEQAEAAVSARASGAHGHLRVTAPAGFGRRHIAPLIPALVARHPSLDITLDLHDHYASLPTGDFDCAFFIGDPPDSSQVAIPLGGTRRVVVGSPAYLERAGIPARPADLARHNCLCFHGESQMQARHWQFRVDGRLLQQPVSGTLRCSDGSTLHQWALAGMGLAWRALWEVEDDLRHGQLRSVLDDYAVATVGIYAVVPQRRHMPSRVRVFIDHLRQAYGDPGYPSAPAARL from the coding sequence ATGGACCATTACAAACAGCTCGAATCCTTCGTTTCCGTGGCGCTGCACGGCAGCTTTTCCGCCGCGGCCCGCAGCGAAGGCGTGGCGCCCAACGTGATGCGCGAACGCATCGACGCGCTGGAGCAGCGCCTGGCCGCCAGGCTGGTACATCGCAGCCCGCGCGGACTGTCGCTGACCGAAGCCGGCGCCGGCTTCCTGGACGCCGCGCGCGCCCTGCTCGCCAACCTGGAACAGGCCGAGGCGGCCGTGTCCGCACGCGCCTCGGGTGCGCACGGCCACCTGCGCGTCACCGCGCCCGCGGGCTTCGGGCGGCGCCACATCGCGCCGCTGATCCCGGCGCTGGTGGCGCGCCACCCCTCGCTCGACATCACGCTGGACCTGCACGACCACTACGCCAGCCTGCCCACCGGCGACTTCGATTGCGCGTTCTTCATCGGCGATCCGCCCGACAGCAGCCAGGTCGCCATTCCGCTGGGCGGGACGCGGCGCGTGGTGGTCGGCAGTCCCGCCTACCTGGAGCGCGCGGGCATACCGGCGCGCCCCGCCGACCTTGCCCGCCACAACTGCCTGTGCTTCCACGGCGAAAGCCAGATGCAGGCCCGGCATTGGCAGTTCCGCGTGGATGGGCGCCTGCTGCAGCAGCCGGTGTCCGGCACGCTACGCTGCTCGGACGGCTCGACGCTGCACCAATGGGCGCTGGCCGGCATGGGCCTGGCCTGGCGCGCGCTGTGGGAGGTCGAGGACGACCTGCGCCACGGCCAGTTGCGCTCGGTGCTGGACGACTACGCGGTCGCGACCGTGGGCATCTACGCGGTGGTACCCCAGCGCCGGCACATGCCGTCGCGGGTGCGGGTGTTCATCGACCACCTGCGGCAGGCCTACGGCGATCCGGGCTATCCGTCGGCGCCGGCGGCCCGCCTGTAG
- a CDS encoding LysR family transcriptional regulator gives MPSCYAGTMNAPLLDIESARYFLAVAQAQSISGAAVSLGTVQSNVSTRLAQLEASVGVALLRRHNRGVNLTSAGEALLPHCRELLRLSASAIASVQQGAGGRPELRIGAFHTATASLVPRVLSGFIRENRGVRLTVRAGTSEEIRACLAEGDIDCAFLPGAAVDGTMTVQARFNEQLGWVAKAGTVRPGGRPLMQVLAGLPLYSVRRGTLYEASVRLLFQDAGVTPAMPLFQEAGSAEILREMLALGGCFTLAGRSVFAAEVQAGVLEFHAVPGQSPRLQPVLVGMRGRTLPEIPALFIRYAKARAAQAS, from the coding sequence GTGCCATCCTGCTATGCTGGAACGATGAACGCGCCGCTGCTCGACATCGAATCCGCCCGCTACTTCCTGGCCGTGGCGCAAGCCCAGAGCATTTCCGGGGCGGCCGTGTCGCTCGGCACCGTGCAGTCCAACGTCTCCACCCGCCTCGCCCAGTTGGAAGCCAGCGTCGGCGTGGCGCTGCTGCGCCGGCACAACCGGGGCGTCAACCTGACCAGCGCGGGCGAGGCGCTGCTGCCGCATTGCCGCGAACTGCTGCGGCTATCGGCCAGCGCCATCGCGTCGGTGCAGCAGGGTGCCGGCGGGCGCCCCGAACTGCGCATCGGCGCCTTCCACACGGCCACGGCCAGCCTGGTGCCCAGGGTGCTGTCCGGCTTCATCCGCGAAAACCGGGGCGTGCGGCTGACCGTGCGCGCGGGAACCTCCGAGGAAATCCGCGCCTGCCTGGCCGAAGGGGATATCGATTGCGCCTTCCTGCCTGGCGCGGCGGTGGACGGCACCATGACGGTCCAGGCCCGCTTCAACGAGCAACTGGGCTGGGTGGCGAAGGCGGGAACGGTGCGCCCCGGCGGGCGACCGCTGATGCAGGTGCTGGCCGGACTGCCGCTGTATTCCGTGCGTCGCGGCACGTTGTACGAAGCGTCGGTCCGGCTGCTGTTCCAGGACGCGGGAGTCACCCCCGCGATGCCGCTTTTCCAGGAGGCGGGCTCGGCCGAGATACTGCGCGAGATGCTGGCGCTGGGGGGCTGCTTCACCCTGGCTGGCCGCAGCGTCTTCGCGGCGGAGGTGCAGGCGGGCGTGCTGGAGTTCCATGCCGTGCCGGGGCAGTCGCCCAGGCTGCAACCGGTGCTGGTCGGCATGCGGGGCCGGACCCTGCCGGAGATTCCCGCCTTGTTCATCCGCTATGCCAAGGCGCGGGCCGCGCAGGCGTCCTGA
- a CDS encoding GMC family oxidoreductase, producing the protein MEKSYDAIVIGAGSAGCIVARRLSEDGQCRVLLLEAGRDPGPLETPAIRHPYPLSAYDAALQWPGLTGQIVGGADRRMARVPQGRLVGGSSSINAMVAMRGIAADFDEWCEAGAQGWSWRDVEPYFRRLESADPHRDCDDAAAIAIARQAASPHRRLSNALLHTWEDAGYPRIADPNTDFRDGCFVQPVSTDRGGRCSANRAYLGTATRARANLDILADTRCLRLRIAQGRVCGVETESAGTPRVFLAPRVFLCAGALQTPTLLLRSGIGDAAALEALGIRTVADLPGVGRNLQNHCALPLGIILKGRKGLPPGLPTAHAALRLSSGAHRSSGDVYLSVWDRAAWHAAGSHVGVLNVVLHRPASSGSVTLRSGDSRIAPAIDFNMLDHRSDIERLSMGVRAAMEFLESPRVRAIGRGTGLVKLGKAAAWMGFRTSATRLASRAMTAASGLWPGLLSPLYALAVKPLPDPLLGPADLQAMQAALRASIVLQYHQVGTCAMGPAASRLSVASPDGQVHGVAGLTIADASLLPAVPRANTNLPVMMAAEKISAMFLNR; encoded by the coding sequence ATGGAAAAAAGCTATGACGCAATCGTGATAGGCGCCGGATCCGCCGGCTGCATCGTCGCCCGCCGCCTGTCGGAGGACGGCCAGTGCCGGGTGCTGCTGCTCGAGGCGGGCCGGGACCCCGGCCCCCTGGAAACGCCGGCCATCCGCCACCCCTATCCGCTCTCGGCCTACGACGCGGCGCTGCAATGGCCCGGGCTGACAGGACAGATCGTGGGCGGCGCCGACCGCCGCATGGCCCGCGTCCCGCAGGGCCGGCTCGTGGGCGGTTCGTCCTCCATCAACGCCATGGTGGCGATGCGCGGGATCGCGGCGGACTTCGACGAATGGTGCGAAGCCGGCGCGCAGGGCTGGAGCTGGCGCGACGTGGAGCCCTACTTCCGCCGGCTCGAATCCGCCGACCCGCACCGGGACTGCGACGATGCCGCCGCCATCGCCATCGCGCGGCAGGCGGCCTCGCCGCACCGGCGGCTCAGCAACGCGCTGCTCCATACGTGGGAAGACGCGGGTTATCCGCGTATCGCGGATCCCAACACCGACTTTCGCGATGGCTGCTTCGTGCAACCGGTCTCGACCGACCGGGGCGGCCGATGCTCGGCGAACCGCGCCTACCTGGGCACGGCCACGCGGGCCCGGGCCAACCTGGACATCCTGGCCGACACGCGCTGCCTGCGGCTGCGGATAGCACAAGGACGCGTGTGCGGCGTCGAAACCGAGTCGGCCGGCACGCCGCGGGTCTTCCTGGCCCCCCGCGTCTTTCTGTGCGCCGGCGCGTTGCAGACGCCCACCCTGCTGCTGCGTTCCGGCATCGGCGATGCCGCCGCGCTCGAAGCGCTGGGCATCCGGACGGTGGCGGACCTGCCCGGCGTCGGCCGCAACCTGCAAAACCATTGCGCCCTGCCCCTGGGCATCATCCTGAAAGGCAGGAAGGGGCTGCCGCCCGGCCTGCCGACTGCACACGCGGCCCTGCGGCTGTCCTCGGGCGCGCATCGCTCCAGCGGCGACGTCTACCTGTCGGTCTGGGACCGGGCCGCGTGGCATGCCGCGGGAAGCCACGTGGGTGTACTGAACGTGGTGCTCCACCGCCCCGCGTCGAGCGGATCGGTCACCCTGCGCTCCGGCGACAGCCGGATCGCGCCCGCCATCGACTTCAACATGCTCGACCACCGATCGGACATCGAGCGCCTGTCGATGGGCGTGCGGGCTGCGATGGAGTTCCTGGAAAGCCCGCGCGTACGCGCCATCGGCCGCGGCACCGGACTGGTCAAGCTGGGCAAGGCCGCCGCGTGGATGGGCTTTCGCACGTCCGCGACGCGCCTGGCGAGCCGCGCCATGACCGCCGCCAGCGGCCTCTGGCCCGGACTCCTGTCACCCCTGTATGCGCTGGCGGTAAAGCCGCTGCCTGATCCGCTGCTGGGCCCCGCCGACCTGCAGGCCATGCAGGCGGCGCTGCGGGCGTCGATCGTGCTCCAGTACCACCAGGTCGGCACCTGCGCGATGGGCCCGGCGGCATCGAGGCTGTCGGTGGCATCGCCCGACGGCCAGGTCCACGGCGTGGCGGGGCTGACGATCGCCGACGCGTCCCTGCTGCCCGCGGTGCCGCGCGCCAACACCAATCTTCCGGTCATGATGGCCGCGGAGAAGATCTCGGCCATGTTCCTGAATCGATGA
- a CDS encoding tripartite tricarboxylate transporter substrate binding protein, whose product MLTRRTFLGIAAGAAITVRPAFGETFPSRPVKALLGLSPGGGADLLARILFRSMEAELHQPIVLENRPGAGTTLAAEGTARAEPDGYTMYVATGSYVTSAVLLRERGAALQRSGRGLLDALAPVSLMFTAPYCIAARRGSGLDSIRDVLTQARRRPGELTYASSGMGSQPHFAGELFQSATGTRLLHIPYKGLGPAIVGVLGDQVQLVFSDMNSVFPRHRSGEMKILAVTGDARPALAPDIPTMKESGIAGMDIAAWQGYLVPARTPAARIDVLASAIDRSLRDPAVRDRVLENAGVPADTSPAHFRAFLEKETRLYRKLAESAGIKADY is encoded by the coding sequence ATGCTGACACGACGGACCTTCCTGGGCATCGCCGCCGGCGCCGCCATCACCGTCCGGCCCGCTTTCGGGGAAACCTTTCCTTCCCGGCCGGTCAAGGCCCTGCTGGGCCTGAGCCCCGGCGGCGGCGCGGACCTGCTGGCCCGCATTCTCTTCCGCAGCATGGAGGCGGAGCTTCACCAGCCCATCGTGCTCGAGAACCGGCCCGGCGCCGGCACCACGCTGGCGGCGGAAGGCACCGCCCGCGCCGAGCCCGATGGCTACACGATGTACGTGGCCACGGGCAGCTACGTCACGAGCGCCGTCTTGTTGCGCGAACGCGGCGCGGCGCTGCAGCGTTCGGGCCGGGGCCTGCTGGATGCGCTCGCGCCGGTCAGCCTGATGTTCACCGCGCCCTATTGCATCGCCGCGCGTCGCGGTTCGGGCCTGGACTCGATCCGGGACGTGCTGACGCAGGCCCGGCGGCGCCCGGGCGAGCTCACCTATGCCTCGTCCGGCATGGGTAGCCAGCCCCATTTCGCTGGCGAGCTGTTCCAGTCCGCCACCGGGACCCGGCTCCTGCACATTCCTTACAAGGGCCTGGGGCCCGCCATCGTGGGCGTGCTGGGCGACCAGGTGCAACTGGTGTTCTCGGACATGAACTCGGTCTTTCCCCGGCACCGCAGCGGCGAGATGAAGATCCTGGCGGTGACCGGAGACGCGCGGCCCGCGCTGGCGCCCGACATACCGACGATGAAGGAATCCGGCATCGCCGGCATGGACATCGCCGCCTGGCAAGGCTATCTGGTGCCCGCACGGACGCCGGCCGCGCGCATCGACGTACTGGCCTCGGCCATTGACCGCAGCCTGCGCGACCCGGCGGTGCGCGACCGGGTGCTCGAGAACGCCGGCGTGCCGGCGGACACGTCGCCGGCGCACTTCCGCGCCTTCCTCGAAAAGGAAACGCGGCTCTATCGCAAACTCGCCGAGTCCGCGGGCATCAAGGCGGATTACTAG
- a CDS encoding SDR family NAD(P)-dependent oxidoreductase, producing the protein MDMERQVVKYDFSGQVAVVTGAASGVGLRIAQDLLGAGARVSMWDVGAEALRAAAAALATADGIDQRTVDVRRHEQVEHAAQAVLARWGRIDILINNAGIIRPPGPLASSSLADWDDVLAVNLTGTFHCCRSVMPIMAQAGYGRVVNVGSTSGKEGNPYTPSYSAAKAGVIALTKSLGKEFAASGVLVNCVAPTVLNTPMTRRNVEIAPERTQRLLEKIPMGRFGEVEELAAMLAWLSSRACSFSTGAVFDLSGGRATY; encoded by the coding sequence ATGGACATGGAGAGACAGGTGGTCAAATACGATTTTTCCGGACAGGTAGCCGTCGTGACCGGCGCAGCCAGCGGCGTAGGGCTGCGCATCGCGCAGGACCTGCTGGGTGCCGGCGCCCGGGTGTCAATGTGGGATGTGGGCGCCGAGGCGCTGCGGGCGGCGGCCGCTGCCCTGGCCACGGCCGACGGCATCGATCAACGCACGGTCGATGTGCGGCGCCACGAGCAGGTGGAACATGCGGCCCAGGCCGTCCTTGCCCGCTGGGGGCGGATCGACATATTGATCAACAATGCGGGCATCATCCGCCCGCCCGGCCCGCTGGCCTCGTCGTCGCTGGCCGACTGGGACGACGTCCTGGCAGTCAACCTGACCGGCACCTTCCATTGCTGCCGGAGCGTGATGCCCATCATGGCGCAGGCGGGATACGGACGCGTGGTCAACGTCGGCTCGACCTCCGGCAAGGAAGGCAATCCCTACACGCCCTCCTATTCCGCGGCCAAGGCGGGCGTCATCGCGCTGACCAAAAGCCTGGGCAAGGAATTCGCCGCCAGCGGCGTGCTGGTCAACTGCGTCGCGCCTACCGTGCTGAACACGCCCATGACCCGCCGCAACGTCGAGATCGCGCCGGAACGCACGCAGCGGCTGCTGGAAAAGATTCCCATGGGCCGCTTCGGCGAAGTGGAAGAGCTGGCCGCCATGCTGGCCTGGCTGTCGTCGCGGGCGTGCAGCTTCAGCACGGGCGCGGTCTTCGACCTGTCCGGCGGGCGCGCCACCTATTAG
- a CDS encoding NADP-dependent isocitrate dehydrogenase, whose amino-acid sequence MSTTSKIIYTLTDEAPALATYSLLPIVQAFTRSAGVDVETRDISLSGRIIAVFPEYLTDAQKISDDLAYLGQLATTPEANIIKLPNISASIPQLKAAIKELQQKGYKLPDYPDEVKNDTDKDVKARYDKVKGSAVNPVLREGNSDRRAPLSVKNYARKHPHKMGAWSADSKSHVSHMDSGDFYGSEKSAVVQNAGNVRIELVGKDGATKVLKEKTAVKAGEIIDASTMSKKALGSFIEAQIEDAKKQGVLFSVHLKATMMKVSDPILFGQVVSVFFKDVLAKHADALRQVGFDPNNGLGDLYAKIKDLPADKQAEIEADIKAEYARRPELAMVNSDKGITNLHVPSDVIIDASMPAMIRESGKMWGPDGQLHDAKAVVPDRCYADVYQVVIEDCKKNGPFDPVTMGTVPNVGLMAQAAEEYGSHDKTFQLPADGTVRVVDEAGKVLLEQPVEAGDIFRMCQTKDAPVQDWVKLAVSRARATGVPAVFWLDKNRAHDAQVIAKVEKYLKDHDTSGLDIRILSPVEATKLSVERIRKGQDTISVTGNVLRDYLTDLFPIMELGTSAKMLSIVPLMAGGGLFETGAGGSAPKHVQQFLEEGFLRWDSLGEFLALAASIEHLADTYKNAKAKVLATTLDQATGKFLDEDKSPARKVGGLDNRGSHFYLALYWAQALAAQTEDKELQAAFAPIAKELADNEAKIVAELGAVQGKPNDIGGYYRPSAELASKAMRPSATLNAALAKLG is encoded by the coding sequence ATGTCTACCACGTCGAAGATCATCTACACCCTCACTGACGAAGCGCCTGCACTGGCGACGTACTCGCTGCTGCCCATCGTCCAGGCTTTCACCCGTTCCGCCGGCGTAGACGTCGAAACGCGGGACATCTCCCTCTCCGGCCGCATCATCGCCGTGTTCCCCGAGTACCTGACCGACGCGCAGAAGATCTCGGACGACCTGGCCTACCTGGGCCAGCTGGCGACCACGCCCGAAGCCAACATCATCAAGCTGCCCAACATCAGCGCCTCGATCCCGCAGCTCAAGGCCGCGATCAAGGAACTGCAGCAGAAGGGCTACAAGCTTCCCGACTATCCGGACGAGGTCAAGAACGACACCGACAAGGACGTCAAGGCCCGTTACGACAAGGTCAAGGGCAGCGCCGTGAACCCGGTCCTGCGCGAAGGCAACTCCGACCGCCGCGCGCCGCTGTCGGTCAAGAACTACGCCCGCAAGCACCCCCACAAGATGGGCGCCTGGAGCGCCGATTCGAAGTCGCACGTGTCCCACATGGACAGCGGCGACTTCTACGGCAGCGAAAAGTCGGCCGTGGTCCAGAATGCCGGTAACGTCCGCATCGAGCTGGTCGGCAAGGACGGCGCCACCAAGGTCCTGAAGGAAAAGACCGCGGTCAAGGCGGGCGAGATCATCGACGCCTCGACCATGAGCAAGAAGGCGCTGGGCAGCTTCATCGAAGCCCAGATCGAAGACGCCAAGAAGCAGGGCGTGCTGTTCTCGGTGCACCTGAAGGCCACCATGATGAAGGTCTCGGACCCCATCCTGTTCGGCCAGGTGGTTTCCGTGTTCTTCAAGGACGTGCTGGCCAAGCACGCCGACGCGCTCAGGCAGGTGGGCTTCGATCCCAACAACGGCCTGGGCGACCTGTACGCCAAGATCAAGGACCTGCCGGCCGACAAGCAGGCCGAGATCGAAGCCGACATCAAGGCCGAATACGCCAGGCGGCCCGAGCTGGCCATGGTGAACTCCGACAAGGGCATCACCAACCTGCACGTGCCCAGCGACGTCATCATCGACGCCTCGATGCCCGCCATGATCCGCGAATCGGGCAAGATGTGGGGCCCGGACGGCCAGTTGCATGACGCCAAGGCCGTCGTGCCCGATCGCTGCTACGCCGACGTCTACCAGGTCGTGATCGAGGACTGCAAGAAGAACGGCCCGTTCGACCCGGTCACGATGGGCACCGTGCCCAACGTCGGCCTGATGGCGCAGGCCGCCGAGGAATACGGTTCGCACGACAAGACCTTCCAGCTCCCGGCCGACGGCACGGTGCGCGTGGTCGACGAAGCGGGCAAGGTGCTGCTGGAGCAGCCGGTCGAAGCCGGCGACATCTTCCGCATGTGCCAGACCAAGGACGCCCCGGTGCAGGACTGGGTCAAGCTGGCCGTCAGCCGCGCCCGCGCCACCGGCGTGCCGGCCGTGTTCTGGCTGGACAAGAACCGCGCCCACGACGCCCAGGTCATCGCCAAGGTCGAGAAGTACCTGAAGGACCACGACACCAGCGGCCTGGACATCCGGATCCTGTCGCCGGTCGAGGCCACCAAGCTGTCGGTCGAGCGCATCCGCAAGGGCCAGGACACCATCTCGGTCACCGGCAACGTGCTGCGCGACTACCTGACCGACCTGTTCCCCATCATGGAACTGGGCACCAGCGCCAAGATGCTGTCCATCGTTCCGCTGATGGCCGGCGGCGGCCTGTTCGAGACCGGTGCCGGCGGTTCGGCGCCCAAGCACGTGCAGCAGTTCCTGGAAGAGGGCTTCCTGCGCTGGGATTCGCTGGGCGAGTTCCTGGCCCTGGCCGCGTCCATCGAACACCTGGCCGACACGTACAAGAACGCCAAGGCCAAGGTGCTGGCCACGACCCTGGACCAGGCCACCGGCAAGTTCCTGGACGAGGACAAGTCGCCCGCCCGCAAGGTCGGCGGCCTGGACAACCGCGGCAGCCACTTCTACCTGGCGCTGTACTGGGCCCAGGCCCTGGCCGCCCAGACCGAGGACAAGGAACTGCAGGCCGCGTTCGCGCCCATCGCCAAGGAACTGGCCGACAACGAAGCCAAGATCGTGGCCGAGTTGGGCGCGGTGCAGGGCAAGCCGAACGACATCGGCGGCTACTACCGCCCCAGCGCCGAGCTGGCCAGCAAGGCCATGCGTCCCAGCGCCACGCTGAACGCGGCTCTGGCCAAGCTGGGCTAG
- a CDS encoding MFS transporter, producing MTAPRSDTPFSLKQIAVPAFGPSVLYGIGNGAILPVIALSARELGASVAVAGLIVSLMGIGSLVSNIPAAMITSRYGERRSMAGAAAFSVLALLLCIFATHAWMLGLGVFLVGMAASVFMLARQTYLIDAVPPYMRARALSTLGGTNRIGVFIGPFAGAAMIHFVGLDGAYWVAAVGISGAGLIAWLAPEMAGEAHVGTARAKPRVQDIARDHAKVFLTLGLGILLVSALRSSRQVVIPLWADHLGLAPTAASIIYGLVAAIDMSVFYPAGTIMDRRGRLWVALPSVLLMGGALMATSLTTGVVSFLIVSLILGFGNGISSGIVMTLGADSSPAHGRTEFLGIWRLIADVGNSLGPVILSAITAVASLTIGVASVGTLGLAAAAVLWRWLPKRSPPAR from the coding sequence ATGACAGCGCCGCGCAGCGACACCCCCTTCAGCCTCAAGCAAATCGCCGTCCCGGCATTCGGTCCATCAGTCCTCTACGGCATCGGCAACGGCGCCATCCTCCCGGTCATCGCGCTCAGCGCCCGCGAACTCGGCGCCTCGGTGGCCGTGGCGGGACTGATCGTGTCGCTGATGGGCATAGGTTCGCTGGTCAGCAACATCCCGGCCGCCATGATCACGTCCCGCTACGGGGAACGGCGGTCCATGGCGGGGGCGGCCGCGTTCAGCGTGCTGGCGCTGCTGCTGTGCATCTTCGCCACCCACGCCTGGATGCTGGGCCTGGGCGTCTTCCTGGTGGGCATGGCCGCGTCGGTATTCATGCTGGCCCGCCAGACCTACCTGATCGATGCCGTGCCGCCCTACATGCGGGCGCGGGCGCTTTCGACCCTGGGCGGCACCAACCGGATCGGCGTGTTCATCGGTCCCTTCGCCGGGGCGGCCATGATCCACTTCGTCGGCCTGGACGGCGCGTACTGGGTGGCGGCCGTCGGCATCTCGGGCGCCGGACTGATCGCCTGGCTGGCGCCCGAGATGGCCGGCGAAGCCCACGTCGGCACGGCGCGCGCCAAGCCGCGGGTCCAGGACATCGCGCGCGACCATGCCAAGGTCTTCCTGACCCTGGGCCTGGGCATCCTGCTGGTCAGCGCGCTGCGCTCGTCGCGCCAGGTCGTGATCCCGCTGTGGGCCGACCACCTGGGGCTCGCCCCGACCGCCGCCTCGATCATCTACGGCCTGGTCGCCGCCATCGACATGTCGGTGTTCTATCCGGCCGGCACGATCATGGACCGGCGCGGCCGCCTGTGGGTCGCGCTGCCGTCCGTGCTGCTGATGGGCGGCGCGCTGATGGCCACCTCGCTGACGACCGGCGTCGTGTCCTTCCTGATCGTGTCGCTGATCCTGGGCTTCGGCAACGGCATCAGTTCGGGCATCGTCATGACGCTGGGGGCCGATTCCTCGCCCGCCCACGGCCGCACGGAATTCCTGGGCATCTGGCGCCTGATCGCCGACGTGGGCAACAGCCTGGGGCCGGTCATCCTGTCGGCCATTACGGCCGTGGCGTCGTTGACGATAGGGGTGGCGTCGGTGGGCACCTTGGGCCTGGCCGCCGCCGCCGTCCTTTGGCGGTGGCTTCCGAAGAGATCCCCCCCTGCGCGCTGA
- a CDS encoding tripartite tricarboxylate transporter substrate binding protein gives MDRKLACAAALAGILATVPALAAETYPARMVKMVVPSIAGSAPDIIARLVAERLTAAWGQQVVVENRPAGNGIAAMQELAQAAPDGYTLGLFHAAAAVTTPVMYKEARFDVERDAETVATIAYTPMLFVANAQAPYRNVAEILAAAKAKPDDVVIGSPRRGSVPHLTSEMMGQYGHVRFRQIGFSGTTQAIQALIKGDIPLYVDGTAPLLPLVRSGRIKAIAVTADEALPGLEGIALAKDAVPGTVASGWFAMFAPKGTPQAVIDRTSADVNAALRQGPFVARLAELGTYPMIKSHAQARDFIRREKKRWEEVIAEAGVKPE, from the coding sequence ATGGATCGCAAACTGGCCTGCGCCGCCGCGCTGGCGGGCATCCTGGCCACGGTGCCGGCGCTTGCCGCCGAGACCTATCCGGCCCGCATGGTGAAGATGGTGGTGCCGTCCATCGCCGGCAGCGCCCCGGACATCATCGCGCGGCTGGTGGCCGAACGGCTGACCGCGGCCTGGGGCCAGCAGGTGGTGGTGGAGAACCGCCCCGCCGGCAACGGCATCGCCGCCATGCAGGAACTGGCCCAGGCCGCGCCCGACGGCTATACGCTGGGCCTTTTCCACGCCGCGGCGGCCGTGACCACGCCGGTCATGTACAAGGAAGCCCGCTTCGACGTCGAGCGCGACGCCGAGACCGTGGCCACCATCGCCTATACGCCGATGCTGTTCGTCGCCAATGCCCAGGCGCCCTACCGGAACGTGGCCGAGATCCTGGCCGCCGCGAAGGCCAAACCCGACGACGTGGTCATCGGCAGCCCTCGCCGCGGGTCCGTTCCGCATCTGACGTCCGAGATGATGGGCCAGTACGGCCACGTCCGCTTCCGGCAGATCGGCTTCAGCGGAACGACCCAGGCGATCCAGGCGCTGATCAAGGGCGACATCCCGCTGTACGTCGACGGCACCGCGCCGCTGCTCCCGCTGGTGCGCAGCGGCCGCATCAAGGCCATCGCCGTCACGGCCGACGAAGCGCTGCCCGGCCTGGAGGGCATCGCGCTGGCCAAGGATGCCGTGCCCGGCACCGTCGCCTCCGGATGGTTCGCCATGTTCGCCCCCAAGGGCACCCCCCAGGCCGTGATCGACCGGACCAGCGCCGACGTAAACGCGGCGCTGCGCCAGGGCCCCTTCGTGGCGCGCCTGGCGGAGCTGGGCACCTATCCGATGATCAAGTCCCACGCCCAGGCCCGCGACTTCATCCGCCGCGAAAAGAAACGCTGGGAAGAAGTCATCGCCGAAGCCGGAGTAAAACCCGAGTAG